The genomic region CCGTCTGCTTgttttttctctttcattgtATGCACTGTGGCAATGTATTAGTCAGTATTGAGCCTGTTTACAGTTGCATTTGATTTGTCAATTTATAGATTACAATGGACTACCTGGCGGAGCAACTCAGTGCTGTAAAGGCAGATGTAAGACGGAGTTTGGACCTTCTTACAGAAGGTCGAAAAAAGGTATAATGTAGTACGTTTTGTAAAAGCTGATATACCAGTAgcatgatgttactgttaGGTAGCGACAGCACAAAATACCCACAACAACGAAGGTATGAGTCTATTGATGCCTCTcagttgtgttttgttgttgttgttgtggttattgttgtggttgtggttattgtggttgttgttgttgttgttgtgtgtgtgtgtgtgtgtgtgtgtgtgtgtgtgtgtgtgtgtgtgtgtgtgtgtcactgtgtctgcatgtgtgtgagcaGTATGTATAAATAATTGCAGAATTAGTGAGTGCATTAGTATGGTTATTGCACTTATTAGAGaagatatgtatgtatgtatgtatcgtCAAGAATTTGTGGGGCACTGTGCCCCATGGCCCCCTTTCGGTTCCATCGCTATGAAACCTGTATAGTTGAGATGAACGCAAGCTTGTAAACCATCGAGTCCAGGAAGCCCAAACCCacaaattttatattatactgcAGTAAACAAAGTTAAAAACACAATTTGTAATTACCACAATCAGTCAACAACGTCAAACAATAAGCTAAGGTCACACTAGCACATGTACACTAGAGAGCAAACATCATATACGCAATCCAATCCAAACGTCATGTCTAAAAGATTGATTATAGCGCTGAACAgtcaaaaaacaacaaacgcCATCAAAATTTAGGTATGTCTAGGCATATGACAACAGCGCAGCAGTCGCCTCAATCATTAGGATTAGGCAACACGACAGTGTCATATCCTGCCGACACATTCGACCATTTCTGGGCACTCTCATTATAATCGCACATTTGCACTCCGTTGTCTGGATTCAATTGACCGTCGCGGTAACAGTCACTGCCGATGCGGCAACCGCACGTAGACGGTGACGTGAGGCAACCAAACGCAAGACCGCAAGTGCCATCGCCATTGCACCTCTGGCAGTGGAGGCATCCGTATGGTTTTCCGATGCAACATCCGGACTGACAGGTATCATTAGCCGTGCAACTGTTGCCGTCGTCGCATGTTCCTTGGGAAAGCCTTTTCCAATAATTTCTTGAATAGTCCTTTTGGCATTGCTAACcagtaaaattaattagtaaatataaatatagataaattaattagttaatacaaaataacatacataaataaacaaaaatttaatataaaataatataaaataaaaaatataaattaaaaaataagaataaaaataagaattagcaattaaaataaaaatggcTAAAcactaaataaaattaattttttatagtAACAgtaaaaaaagaaacaaaaaattaaaaataacaaaaacaaataaatataaataaaataataactaaacaacaacataaaaataataaaagtaaaattaaGTAAAACAGTAGAAAGGAAaggaaaaaattaaaatagagAAATAATACAGAATAAAAATACAGAagtatataaaaattaaaacaaaagtaaaaataactaaacactaacataaaagaataaaatataaattaagcAAAACAgtaagaaaagaaaaataatattaaaatcaaaatcaaaatcaaaaataacaTAAAAAATGTTTAATTATAACTTTCGATAAGTTCTCATCACGTGAAGCTCACATTGCAGCCATTGGGGCTTTTTTCGAGTTGCTTGTAGCATTTTCCATCGATGTAACACGCTTTGTTATCATCGTATCGAGTTCGCCTTTCTTCGAGACTAGGGCAACTTCTTCCCGATCCAGACTGAGGAACTTGCAAGGTACGAGTTCTTCTTTCGCGCAGAGCAACACAACAGGGAGCAGTGCAGGTCCATGACGACCACCCATTCACTCGACAATCAACTAGAGAATAGAGTAAGCGCTAACTACGTCGCATATTCTGCATATTTCACAGAaatgcacgcgcacgcgcataatacatatatagatAGTCTAAtctaaaaataacaaaaaattgatTTTATTAAGTGTAGTAGCTAGAGGCTATTAGGTTAATGAATTAACTGGCTTTGAAATTATTAATTTCTTACTGTTGCACGGTCGGCATTGGTATCGGTACGCAGTGCTCGTGTAGTACACGATGTTGCTTCTGTATTTCGTCCTATAGCAACAGAAATACGTTGCAGGcacatacctagactgtacaactTTTGTCCAAACAGATTGACCTTTTAGATAtagatatgtatgtatatgcaaATATTATAATGTTTCTTGGTGCATGAGACTGCAAAGAAGTCTTACTTGGCAGGCTACGAGTTCGAGGCTGTGTCTGTATCAGACCAATCTAGTAGTAAGTTTTAGGGTCGATAAACATGCATATGCAAATGCATATCGATACTCCTTCATGATCTTATAGATATATCAACTATAGCTAAGTTTGCCTACTGAGATTTGCCTACTGAGAGTACGAGAGCGTATACGTCTTGCAGAGTAAAGAAATTGCTAAAGCTCTAGACGCGCAAAAGCTGACATTGTAACAACTATATACGGTATAATGCACGAGATTGTGCACCTAGATAGCTAACTAATTAGGTAGTTGGCCTACCTGTAACCTGTGCAGCGAACCCAGTTAAACCATCCACACCCGTAACGGTAGTGCTCTCGATAAGCCGTTTGCTTGTATCGGGAAGCTTTGACAGAATAAGATACACGTTCTCTGCACTGATAGCGACTCCTATAACACCACAATAATATTGTACACAGAAAATGAGATTGCATGAGACGAAATCAGCAGGCAGTTTGGTATTACACTAGCTCACGTACCCGCCACAACCTCCTTGTCTGTACTCGTCTGCAAGAGAGCAGTGCAGAACGAGTAACATCGAGGCTAACAAAAAACAGTAAACGAGACGACTGTGTGCCATCGATTGAGCTGGGAGACTATGCGAAGTATGAAGAGTTGCGATGGTGTGCCTCGTATATGTAGGTATCTGGATGGCGTGTGATTGGTGCCAAAGATCACGGGAGAAACGACGTCAAGGATCGCTCAAAAATTACGGAAGAAACCACAAAGATCACGGAGGAAACCATGCAGATCATGGAAAAAACCTCAATGATTACGGAAGAAACCTCAATGATCACGGAAGAAACCTCAAAGAAAGCGGAAGAAACGTTTTGGCGTATAGCTGGACGTACTACTAAGCTATTGGTATAGCAACTCTTTGTCCTGGATGTAAATTGTCTAGTCTCGGTCGTTTCTTAGCTAATCTTGCGGTCGTTTTTTTTTTATCTCGATCGGTCACTTGTTCTCTGCCAAAGAGCTGCGGCCTGACCTAGTAACTAGAGCTGCTACGGTATCGTCATCTAGAGTCCTACTGGATATCAACTAGATAGAGCAGGTCGCATCGGTATCCGtctaacgttgctgctgtagaacttgtaCTCTAGTACCTATATTCTCGGTACTGTACAGCTGATCAtgagagtatcatatctcggtcaacTCTAGAGGCTTGCCGTCTCTACAACTTCGTTTGAGACGTAGGTCATGCATGATGCCTATAGCGATAGGCTCATCGTAGCTAAGGCTTTCTTTTACCAAActtttggttttgtttgtcaatgtctCTATTCttgcagacaacaaagaagacggatgactcatGGGACACAATCTCGGACTCGTGATCTCGAGGGATTTTCTCTCGTCAGACTCAGAGCTAAGACGTTCTTTAGTGGCTAGTGTTACTATACCTGAGGTGAGATGTTATCGctcattgtactgtactgttgttACGAAAGAGCGTGAAATATGAGAGACAAATACTTGATTTCCGGGATCATATCTTCGTCACTCGCTTTCATTGCGTTCCTACAAGAggaattgagacgttagtcatgcTTGTTCGCCTTGGGGTTTTCTAGGGTTAGAAACTAGGGGGCATTTCTTTATTCTTCACAACCTAATCAGATTGAGCTCATCCTAGctccacaaactaatccacCGTCCCActggattagtttgtggagtttggGTGAGCTCAACCGGATTAAGTGGAGAATAAAGTTCCCTAAGGCTAGTGTCTAGGCTGACACTGACACAAATCAAAAGAAAAAACCTAAACGTGTGATTGTGTATACGTGACTTTGCAGTTTGGGACACATCAAGTTGTTCCTGCTTGCTTCTCTACAAACTGTGGAAACCACCACCCCAAGGAATGGAAAGAACCAAGACCTCCAGAATGAAACACAATACGATAACACAATACAATGGATTAGACCCAAGTCAACCAGGCCTGCAAATCAAAGCTAGAGACACGTAGCCTCAGCCTCCCAGACCCAGAGCCGTGTAGCGCTGATTCAAAATTgagtctgggaggccgaggctgaGAGACATGCAAACTTTGCTCTCTCTTTTATTAGCAAAAAGCGTTTGTGCTACATCTAAATCTGGTATAAATCCATATATACCACAGCTGACTCTTCAGCTACCATTTACAGTGACATTTCTAGAAGCAATTAATGACCACAACTCAACAGACCATAAAGAGCAaagcacacacaaaatatGATAAAATTAATCACGACAAAGTGCCCGGAAGAAAAAATCCAACAACTGTTGCTATCGTAACAGCAACTCCAATGACAAAGACACCAATCACAAATGGTAGTCTGCTCCACCAGGATGAATAGGGAGTGTCGCTGTAGCCAAACACGTCACGACACAGCTTCTGAGAACGATACTGAAGAATAGCTGGAAACCAGAATGCGACAAAGAACGCCAACAGACCGCTGTACTTGTCCAGCACGACGATGTCAGACAAGTAGACGCCTCCAATTAGAGGAGTGACGGCCCAAAAGAACCGATGCACGGTGCGAGTCAGACGATCCGGTACCTTACTGGCATCGCCGGTGATCAAGTAATCAACCATATTTGCCATCACAATGACAGTCAACGGATAGGCAGAACACACATCGAATGACGGAAAGAGTACAATAAAATATGACAATATACGAATTCCTATATTGCCGGCCTTGGTGAGACCCTCCCAATTCAATGTGCAGACTTCATTGATGTTGTCTCGTTGGTATATAGCGACCGTGACTCCCAACGTACCATAAATGAGACTCGTCGTTATAAAGACAGCAAAGTATAATCGAACCAAACGGCGTTTGTTCAAAATTGGTTGAGTCAGAGTCGGGATTGCCAAGTGTAGCATCTGGGCGTAGACTATAACAGGAATAGCAGCGAGAAAGCCATTGTGGTTGAAGCCAAAATATGGAACAGAAGGACGTGTATCCACCGTTTTGTTTCCATGATGTTCACCACTCGAGTCGACAGCCTCTTTAGCAATGGAGTAtataacaatacaaaatataagAACGAATCTCATCATGGCCATGAACACTTGAAATATCTCCTGCTCCTTGATGTCGAGACACGAGATGGGAACGACGATGACACCGAAGAAAAGAACACAAAGAGCATACGAATTCCAGCAACCATCACTGGGATGATTGACGTTCTTGAATTCGTCGTTGATACACTGACGAAACACGCCAGTATCCAAAGGAAGTAGGCTGGCCCATGCAGTTCCGGCTACCGGCGCTGTCAACCACTGAGAGATCCATAAGTAGACAAGAACCATCCCAAGGTAAACTGCACCACCGTATTTGCCAAGAAAGATTCGACACAGTTCACTGACTTCAAACCGTCTGTTAGTACCTATTTCGAATGTTGGAGACCGACTTTCGTCTCTTTCTTTTCCCTGAATCGACTCTTGTCTCTCGACATACGCCTACATCGTACAACAATGCAAAGAATATCAATATATCATAAAAGAAATGCAATGATAGTTCAAATATCTCCAAATGTGACCATAGAAAGCACTTAAATGTAACAATGTCATATATTGTCTTAGAAACATATGTCATGATCTAAGATCAGCAGTTAGAGTTTTAGCCAGCTCCAGCAATGCCAGCAGAATGCCGGCTGGAGGGCCTAACTATGATTGTTCTGGCCAGAGAGCCGGCACTGCCTCTGTAGTTCAAATTATGGTTGTGTACAGCAAAGCGATCAGTATAAGTACTTCTTTCCAAAGAAGACTGTAGACAAAGTAGTGTTTAGTAGCATGCTCCGCCGTTAGCACAAGCTACTAAATATTGCATTGGAGATGCCTCGGGACACTCTCCATTTGAGTTGACTGAACAGAAGTAGATAATGAGTAGGAAGTGCTACAAATTAACATctttattgttaattatatTAACGCAAATGGTGTTAGGTATATATCATTGTAAACATCCAGTGTACAGAGACACTATATATGTCTTTTTCTTTTAATACATATAGTTGTT from Corticium candelabrum chromosome 10, ooCorCand1.1, whole genome shotgun sequence harbors:
- the LOC134185241 gene encoding uncharacterized protein LOC134185241; this encodes MGGRHGPALLPVVLLCAKEELVPCKFLSLDREEVALVSKKGELDTMITKRVTSMENATSNSKKAPMAAINAKRTIQEIIGKGFPKEHATTATVARLMIPVSPDVASENHTDASTARGAMAMALAVLRLVASRHRLRAVAASAVTVTATVN